From the genome of Pseudophryne corroboree isolate aPseCor3 chromosome 9, aPseCor3.hap2, whole genome shotgun sequence:
CCTTTGACCctggtatttaatagcattttatcttcccattccctccctctgtactttaacgaagccctgatacgtctccttcccaaaccgggaagggatccccatctccccggttcataccgccccatctccttGCTCAACGTTGACTATAAACTCTTTACGAAAATTATTGCAGATAGGTTAAAAGGATTACTCCCCTCCATTATCCATCCTGACCAAACTGGTTTCATCTCAGGCCGACACTCCACTAAcaatatccgtaaagttcttgccgcggccacctggttacactccagcggagaccctgaccctcaatacatcctctccctggacgcggagaaagcgtttgatcttgtcagttgggatcacctatacacgacgctggataagtttgggtttccgctggacctgatcaacatgATACGTAATTTGTATTCCCCCTCCTCATCTCGCATCATGTGTAATGGCTACCTGTCGGCTCCTATTCCTCTTCACCGaggcacaaggcagggctgccccctttccccactattatttgctatcgccatagagcccctggctattaaactgcgtcatctcccagaatactccggagtattggttcatggccatgagctccgtgtgagtttgtttgcagatgacatgctcctctttatttcacgacctgagacctctgtcccgtcgatcatgctggctatttctgagtttggtgcttttgcgggatatcgtgttaatgcctctaagtctgaactcttcccactcaactcgattgcctgtcagcgccccccggtgccagttctcactcaatttaagagaaacaccttaggccttaaatacttgggtatatatatccctgtgaatatcttagacctatactcagtcaactataccgctgtttttaacaaagtttcccaattgctatccacctggtcatctcttcctgtgtccctactaggaagagtagctattttgaagagtattgtattccccaagatctcttatctactccagatgattcctatccagccccctactaaagacttaaaagaatgtgatagaatgttctccaaattcctgtggaatcacaagaggtctcggatttctttacctaaacttaaactcccccgtgcccagggtggcttggctgtaccagacctcttggctttcttccaggccgcgaactttaggtatatctcggattggctaaggggcacctcctcatatgttaattatgacATGGAACAGAGCCTTGTACACCCTTACGACTTAAGGGCTTTGCTACATACCCCGAAAGCTTTGCTCCCACCAATGGTACGCCCTAATATTCTTTTCTGGGACGCCTATCGTTCCTGGTGGGCCATTAACAAGGCCCTACATCGCAACCCAGAATACTCTCCTTTCATCCCATTGTGCGGAAACCCCTGCTTCACTCCTCCCCTTGACAATACCAAATTCCTCACATGGAAATCTAGGGGCATAGCCCTCATTCGTGATGTGTTCGACCCGGGTGGCCATGTATTGTCATTCGCGGATCtagccgagagacacggtgtgccctcatctgatttcttcatgttcctacaagtacgccattttgtacaaactctccccatccctcctgtgcacgagcggagaaaGGATCCCTTGTCCGCCCTGCTGGTCACGTTACCTACCTTTTCATACAAGATATGCTGGTTATACCGGGACTTGTTGCCCGGCAAGCCGGAGGTATTCTGGCCCCCCATGTTGTCAAAATGGtcgagtgagtggtcctgggacccatcggtggagtgcttcctctccccccttcctgctatactgaaagccctgcattctgcccagcttcaggaaatccacttcaaatttttacatcgggcatatattgccccgggacaacgcaaatatatggtctctacagactctggtcgttgccccaaatgtaaagcaccaaatgctctctttatgcataacttttggcattgtccgaaaattaaacgattctggaataaagtagtatggtatataaaatccaccttccggatctctctccctatggacccagcggcactcctcggccttaatactacaacctggtgtttacatccatcccagacatactgcattccgtttttatatgtactattgaccctggggaaaaagttaattctgaatcattggatatatcgaacctccccctccctaggtaacctcaagtctttacttactaatacactatactttgaacgccaatcaactctcccagaccttgaccgcaacgctttgcgcttttataagaaatggggactatacattgactctcttctacccccacaacgaactcatatactgaaattgtttgattcccttagttgggattcttacCGCAGACTAGGTATCCCTATTGGTGATGATCCACCTTCGGCATCAGGGTGATGCTCGCTTTCGTACCTTGATACTGAGCGATTTGATCCCCACAGTCCCTAGGAATGTGCCTTATCATGTACGATGAATATTTGTTAggcatctgcaacccccccccccccccccctcctccctcacacttcttatccatgtctttgttgtctttctttcttctttctttttctctatgaTTGTCTAGTTGATTTTGGTTTGGCACATATGTGACAATGTGCAGTTTTTCTTCAATAATATATTATAGGCCTAAAATGCTGTTTATAATCATCACTGCTGATGCTTTGATATGGTCCTCTGCACTGCTCGCTCCTATACACACCACCAGGGGTAGTGGTGATGTTTGATACTATGCCACACCTTTGTTGCCTATTATGTAATCCATAAGTATAAGCATTTTACATGCACTTTGTACTGCATTGTTTCTCTGCCTTTTTCTCTCTTTATGTCTCTATGTGGAAAAACTAATAAacatattttcaaaaaaaaaaaaaaaaaacaagagacatATTCCGTGTGAGCAATTTATTACCTACAACAAAGGCATTTTTGCCACAACAAATAAACAGAATATAATTTTTGAAAAAGTATTAGCTGcagacaagattttttttttttttcgtgtgtgtgctgggtgccgatgaTTGGCCTGGATCGTTGCTCCTGGTTcgactggagcgtctaactggggattgaactggggtctggtttggtgtagttgtccccgagctagagctgacttggtgtgctgccaaaacattaaggctttggctgagtatattgaggctggcagtgagttgcgtattagctgcagtgtggcttgctatgaTTCGGGATATGTTGTCATTgataatttggttgtgttggatgaTCTGAATTAGTGATTGTTGTTGGCGCTGATGTTCATCCATGATTCTTACGAGATTTGCTTGCATTtggcagttgtctgccctcatctgttccattgaaTTTGCTATTCTTGCCACTTGAACGATAAGTCTGCCAGAGTTTCgagccagtctaggcagatgatggggcagacatgccaggtattggctgtgggtgttaaggcacgcatagttttgtgcctgttgtttGGCCCAaccgctccaaaactcagggcccattggtGTCTGGcctggtgttgtgctcaattgggggctgtgggatgtttggggtggttggggtatgtcctgcggcgtggttggctgggtatcaTCTATGGGTTGCAGGTGAAGAGTGTATGCATCCTGCTGtacactttcctgctgggcatcctcgggcatgatggctggttctgtatggggttgaagacagccagtatttagtaacttgttagcattggtcttactctagctttacgtcaacatgcattacttcttaatattcatgtttgaattgataaatagattgtggcctaaacttaactatgttgttcacctttttctCTAAATCTGTGGCTTCAAACCTTCACTACTCAGTTCTAAAAAGTTTGtgcgaattgttggactctgagccataattaatgtgcgaccaCGAAGAACtccaacaaatacaaattactacatttacatattgggtatgaagcttcctttggaacaacacacacaatacaataaatgtgtttaccaatacactcatacattgtttaaggcagtcagtggtctgcccaaaacgttacaTAAATGTTAGTGagaaaatgtaaacattaacaatgggtgaaaaaatcTTAAGGTGGCCTAAGTTTAgacctggtgatgttggccatgcaaaaaaattggatgagacttaacatttatgtaggtgtttttcctcaatattaaaaaaatacatattttttgctatggccaacatgacatctgacaattaaccatctaaaaaaaccttaccaccatgtgcttgctgttgttgattattacaaggataactgttctttttttttttttttgcctgtgcacaaacagtggggcagatgtataaacctggagaaggcagaaggaagtgaaaaaccagtgatatgttcaaggtgataaaggcacaaggcaaacagctccaatatgtaaattaacagttatgatgtttttgtgctgctgcctttatcaccttgcacatctcactggtttttcacttccttatgccttctccaggttaatacaggatgcagtcaacctgggcctgcactacattctacagcacctagacattcccggtacctacgcgagggtcctgtttgtcgatttcagctcggccttcaatacaatcgtccccagcatcctccaccccaaattacttcgcctaggggtcccagaagctacctgttcctggataatagacttcctgacagataggacacaggtggtgaaagcgggggaattcacctctcaagcgcggtccatcagtacaggggcccctcagggctgtgtcctctcacccctgctcttctccctgtacacaaatgactgtacctcagaggcgcaatcagtaaggatcatcaaattcgctgatgacaccaccgtcatcggcctcatcaaggatggggacgaatcggcctatagacaggaagtagaccggctggcccagtggtgcatccacaacaaccttgacctcaaccccctcaaaactgtcgagatgatagtggacttcaggaagaagtcatctagtgcacctccgctaacgattgctgacagtgtggtatcgctagtggactccttcaagtttctagggaccacaatctccagggaccttaaatgggggtccaacactgacgccactgttgggaaagcgcagcagaggttgttcttcctcaggcaactaaggaagttcaacatcccacagaagctcctgctcctcttctactccgcgattgtggagtcggtactgtgctcctcgatactcgtatggtacagctccgccagcgcgagggacatatgcaggctccaaaaggtggtcagaaccgcagagaagatcatcggggccgaccttccctcagtccaggacctgtacttgtccagagctaaaaagcgggcaatgaagatagtaaaagaccagctacaccccggccacagcatgtttaacttgcttccttcaggcaggcgttacagggctgtccccgccagatccactagaagcctcaaaagtttctttccccaagctgtccgcctgctgaactcctgaacattgactgactagacatacatgtaactcacttgtgtccctacggtatacctatctgtgtaactttacttgcccccccccccccccccacacacacacacgcacgcacctgcttacctgttacctacttggctgttgtatagcaaaccgaagacaaattcctagtatacgtaagtatacctggccaataaagctgattctgattctgatacatctaccccactgtttttatcCTTCCTTACAggaaattgttatgtttactcaccagacaactgaggggattgtggatcctcactttgtgggctggccaaaatagctagtggtggcagggccgacactgcggagatgcgccgttggggtggtgatgctggtgctggggattcagcctcaagacggcgtcttttGCTTGGCCtcctagccacagtaaccgagccctgtgatgggcgccttagtggaggggcgtttgcagaagaagaacctatgtgaaaaaatacacattaacattttgttttgcaatgtgtttgcagaatatgtgtttacagtaaaatcttaccggcattgccaccatctgcatctcttggcagtgtgggatgtggcgtggctgtgctgcttctctggcgtactgtagaactatgaagattgtccttatgaacatactttttttaagaatatgtttatgcaaattcattattgtgatgtaaacatatgtgggacctgatgagaagtaaactaaacgatgcttatgcatttCTGCCTGACTTAATTGGGTGTCTATACTTTAAATACTAAACAATTTAAcaaaacaatacatacacaaagggacataatgcacaatattatactacttaaaacccaaacgtcgtagcttgacacaaccacaatattgcacgataAGTGACCAATTTTTcatgctaacaagaaaacactaccCACAAATATGTTGCCAAAATAGAAAACCTCAAAACCAAATATGCATGCTAAATCACATCAACAACACACAtttcaacccagaacaacacacaataaacataagtccattgaaatttaaaaataaaacaaaaaaaacacaaaaaaaaaacacttctttaaaatacaccaacaaacatttacttttgaaataagacaccagaaaaaggccaaggcaaccagaaaattGTACAATACAAACTATTAAAACATACATAATTGAGATTTAAACTACatcaggcctggacaacctgtggctctccagatgtaatgaaactacacatcccagcatgcactgccacagttttagcattctctaatagcaaaactgtgtaaaGTCataatgggacttgtagtttcacaacaggtggagagccacaggttggacaggcctgcaaaacatcaccaacacattagaagaatgaaccaacttacaatcacaattagctagaagacatttcagacaactaaggacaaagcatagatgtttaaataaaaaaataaaaaactcaccatcctgccttggccgatcagaatcccggacatgagtcgcaccaaccacttctggcggaatgagagtatgcacaggctcctcccaatcccgataagacccccggtttggcgggcggacttagcctccttcgacatcttggccttgacacggcgcttgatgtcgtaaaatcgcttacgacacgtgtcctcagtccgcctcaccacaccctcactattaacagccgcaacgaccttcccccacagaacagtcttcctgcgtgacgacacctttgcagcatcatgaccaaacaactgccgatgatgcctcatcagctcccgcaccaaagccatattctcagcgtagctgaatttaacattgcggcccgtctttgtagtggtgcgtggctgcggagccacagcaccatcactatcactattactgaaggccgcagcagcaacctccccctcctcctcactaacctcctcactaacctcctccacctcactcacctcctccacctcactcacctcctccctctcactcacctcctccaccacactcacctctgactgggacataatcaggacaaacaacaaataacactgaaaaaaaaaacagtaaacacactcctccactaccactacacacctcacaccacacacacacacacacacacacacacacacacacacacacacacacacacacacacagtcactcacaaacaatgacaatagacgtgaaaaaaaaacaatgacaaaaaactagacagacttttaaataactacacaacaagtatgacaagactacttacacacacagtacagcactcaacaatcgacaaaaacctcctcaaatcctccacaaactccaaaaaactcaccaactccgaacacaccttcctctcacctctccactagctaaacccatgaggtgcggagggttgggggcgtttttatagtaatgagcacagtcactcctccatcacgaatcaaaccaatcacggacgagtgacaaaaacgaaacttagaaaaaaaaacgagTCCggaaacggaaaaacactgccgtaaccgaaatgtgacgcagtcgtaagaaaacctcataacacggccgcaaaaccactaaatcggacgCATTCtatcttacaaaaccacgaatgacatcgacatcggaaaacacgaaaaatacaaatacgacagcttagtaaatgaggcgtaacaaattcaaaaagttgcaaatttacacattcaatgtcattcgtgatgaatctcactccaaatcggtacaaatacgaattttagtaaatataccccattgaatgCTTTTCGCTAACTTGGGTTtcccccccctcaaatccccagtgtcgacacctgtgtcggaatctgtgtctgtgtcaccttgcataatctgcgcaagtgaccttttttgggaacttgaggggtcccgtgtggatgacgtggagggatcagcaaatagtacatcctccactgactttctccagtattttgtctgttgttcagactcagagaattttctagaaagctttgacatattactttctcacccactctggctccttctgtgagggaagggccaccacattacactcctgcgtatctaaaatggcttcctcaggggaagagctctctccattgtctgacatgtcacaaacgtgcactttcacCCACAGTCATACAGGGGAGCTATTGGTGGCAGACCCACAttaaaatctgtcagagaaacgcagagagatttgccagttcacacactgcgccctatatgaagagaattgtatatgtatatttattatacaaaaccttcagcactttatttcaatattaggcacgctcacctaatgtaataaacactccccccctctctataacaccctttgtttcagcgttgttatgaggaggaaacagtgtctgtcagcttctctctgtgatctgcatgagaaaatggcgctgtgtgaatgtctggcaagtctgaggagaagccccgcctcctgtaATGGCGCGATCCTCCCTCAGcaacaatgatttttatactggctggggtttgtaaatcagaggctatacatgtatttaccgttttgccagtgagattaaggattttccatgcagctcagggcgccccccccccccccgcgccctgcaccccgtTGTGAAGGGCTGTGTGTTTTGAGATGCATGCTCGCGCAGCGTCCCACCACTGCGCTGAACCTTTTTGCCGCCAACGATGAGTGGAGGGCCCCTCTCTTGTAGGTCTCCGGTGATATACtgaccactcttctgacttctggctgtgttagggggtggtggcagtgctgtgggagtgggcgctagccaggcttgggctatgttcagtacccctcagcagctaatggtgtcccgtcagcggaagaagcagagccatgaaacttaatgagaagttggttcctacttcctcccctaagtcccacgaagcagggaagctgttgccagcagcttccctgtgaaataaaaaacctaataaagtcttttccAGTAGAACTCTGCAGAACTCCACTagcgtgcgtccagtctcactgggcacattttctaaactgaggtctggaggaggggcatagagggaggagccagttcacactgtaaaaaagtcttaaagtgccgaaggctcctgcggactcgtctataccccatggtactaaatggaccccagcatcctctagtacgttagagaaaatgttTTTAACTTAATTAATGTATAAAGAAGGACTATTTGTGAgcaatttttggaaaaaatattagacaGTTAAGTGGTTATATATGGAAGTAATAAATGAGAGAGGTGCAATAGTGCATTATCCCAAGGGATCGATAATGAAATAAAAAGGCTCACATGCAAGTACTGTTAAGTGTTATGTACCTGGGAGTCTCTATCAAGTTTAAGCCATGAGAATCGGGTTTGAGCTTTCAATGGGCAAACAAGGGCCGCTACAGGGGGGTATATAGTTACGCACTTACATGTGTACATCACAACAACATATAGATGCACATATACAGGCCtacgtagggcctgattcagagtagttCGCAGGGTATACGTTTaagttgccggcagtcaggatcctggcgttcaggataccaacgccggaatcccgacagctggcaatgctggCAGCCAGAACACCAGCCAAACAGGACtagtctcactcgtgggtgtccacgatacccatagagtgggaatagagcctgtggagagcgcagcgagccacagagcctgcagcgagcccgcaaggggactctttgcattcACCCCACtatactgacggccagcatcccgGACGCTGGTAAAGCATACTGAACTTGTACGCAGAGGCGATGGATTGTGTACTACTACCGATGTCAGTAGATTGGCTCATATGCAGGATCGGTACTATGCATGCGCCAGTCTTCTACTGCAAGAGACACATCAACAGaaatacacacatacagacacTTGGGTTAACATGGCACCCACACCGCATTCCTGGAGAAATCTCTACTACGTATGTGCAGATCACTGGAAAAtggccacggcggccatttttccagtgacatttgcagctctgcagccagcgcTGGGCCTACGGAGTGGTAATTATAATTGTTGTGTGTGGGccgcccctggacccaggggcccgtgtgtaccgcacaccttgcacccattatacattatgtagacattgtgctcctgcagcagacgtgTTCGTGAAGGTATAACACGGGTAGAGGGACACGGATTAGATAatttgctaacaaaatggcttTTGCCGAAAGGAGCTTACCGAGTTTGAAAAGGGATCATTGTAGGCTGCTCCATCGGTGGTATGATTGTGAGCAGCGCTGCGGATGGTAGGAACAGtcctaaatccactgtgtcttttgtcattaatgcgtggaagaacggtcattgcaggaatgcacctcGCCCTGGAAAAACCCCGAAACTGCAACCCAGGGACCGGAGAGATCTAACCAGGGAGCTGTGAAAGAACAGGGGTACCATGCATACTATTTCACATGATTTCCAAATGGCGCTAATGTGCCGGTTTcaacaagaacactttgtagggaggcccatgcacttgaatattatggccgagcagctgctcataaatagggaggccaatcccgggccgttttttcaatcccgggattcgggattgaaaaacggtcaatcccgggattcccgggatcccgggattacagtagggattagagaaaattgtagggagcagggctggagggagtgtgtaggtagcggtgcgggaggtagggagggtgtaggtagcggtgcgggaggtagggagggtgtagtaggtagcggtgcgggactcagtcAGGACAGAGGGTgcaggtcgcggcagggagggaggaaggctgcacggagggagatagggtgggtgtaagtaatagtacttactattagacgggcggcaaccattaaaacactgaacgcggcggcatttcaaatgaagcgccggccgccagccaaccagagctggcggaccggcagccaatcagggaagcggccgcagcagtcgctcctgattggctgccgctgcagcttccctgattggctgccggtccgccagctctgattggctggcggcccggcgctacatttgaagtgctgcgcGCGTTctacttgttcatggctgctgcccgcctaaatGAGTAAGTATTATTACTTACACACCAACCCTcctgccgccacgcatgcgcagaataatcccgtgaatcccgggactgGATGCTCCAAtcgcgggattcaaatcccggcatttttgggctcaaatcccgggatcccgccgatcccgatcccgggattggcctccctactcataaacctctaatcacaaagaagaatgcagcctAGCGCTTATGATAGTGTAGAGAGCGCAAAAAAACTGGACTGTGGAACAATGGTGGCGAGTGTTACGGAGTGACGCATCACGatttacacttttcagatcagatggacgtgTTTGGGTTTGGTGGTTACCAGGAGAACACCTGATGCAGAGtgtacctacagtaaagcatggaggtggtgcCGTTATGCTGTGGGGCTGTTTCAGACGGTTTGgtatggggccctcattccgagttgttcgctcggtatttttcatcgcatcgcaatgaaaatccgcttagtacgcatgcgcaatgttcgcactgcgactgcgccaagtaactttgctatgtagaaagtaattttactcacggctttttcatcgctccggcgatcgtaatgtgattgacaggaaatgggtgttactgggcggaaacacggcgtttcaggggcgtgtggctgaaaacgctaccgtttccggaaaaaacgcaggagtggccggagaaacggtgggagtgcctgggcgaacgctgggtgtgtttgtgacgtcaaacaggaacgacaagcactgaactgatcgcacaggcagagtaagtctgaagctactctgaaactgctaagtagttagtaatcgcaatattgcgaatacatcggtcgcaattttaagaagctaagattcactcccagtaggcggcggcttagcgtgtgtaactctgctaaattcgccttgcgaccgatcaactcggaatgagggccgggtCCACTAGTTGTAACATTAAGGCCGGGATGTACTAATAGACATCGCTGGCCATCGCAGCAATGCTAatagcatatgtactaacatatgcgatcagtaaTGCAATACGATGACagtgaccaggggtgtatctacccattggccaggatggcactcgccaggggcgccaggcaaggagggggcactGCCTGGCTGTGCCActcgcggccaaagggtagaaaagcagtactgtcagactgtacctggtgagagtctgttactgctggagcagcgctggtgtccggcagtaccgcacttgtaatcagactcaaaataaactacagctatcagcagcccttgttgctgggagctcccggcagcaagggctgctgggaactgtagtttattgtgagcttgattacaagtgcggtgctgccggacactagtctgatcactagtgcagtgcggtgctgacgaacACCGGCGCCGCAACGGCATAAATAGacactcaccaggtacacagcaattgttatatagcacagtgctatagatctatttgttgttgaagataataaaaaagtgtcagtgtttgggagaagggactgtagtacctggaaaactacacgattttcatgcatgttagatgtaagtaagtagtaagtaagtgaaaactttaacttgttgagtgtaataaagaaaatacatatcttacctatttcaaggccaggttcaaggaaatgtatatcaggttattgtataattgataattttatcttagaagtgatggcaccctgatgttttttctaacaggaaacacttctaccatccaactaatgctgtttggttaatggctgggtccgtttgaggctcatctcacagcagctcattagcatttcattcgggatgcagtcaagatgccggcgtttggcattccGTCAGTTGG
Proteins encoded in this window:
- the LOC134957463 gene encoding uncharacterized protein LOC134957463 isoform X1, with protein sequence MTKDTVDLGLFLPSAALLTIIPPMEQPTMIPFQTRSTVRQRSSTATPHPTLPRDADGGNAGSSSANAPPLRRPSQGSVTVARRPSKRRRLEAESPAPASPPQRRISAVSALPPLAILASPQSEDPQSPQLSEPAIMPEDAQQESVQQDAYTLHLQPIDDTQPTTPQDIPQPPQTSHSPQLSTTPGQTPMGPEFWSGWAKQQAQNYACLNTHSQYLACLPHHLPRLARNSGRLIVQVARIANSMEQMRADNCQMQANLVRIMDEHQRQQQSLIQIIQHNQIINDNISRIIASHTAANTQLTASLNILSQSLNVLAAHQVSSSSGTTTPNQTPVQSPVRRSSRTRSNDPGQSSAPSTHTKKKKNLVCS
- the LOC134957463 gene encoding uncharacterized protein LOC134957463 isoform X2, coding for MTSWTRMHPSLQLVPEVLNEAKILTLSCSTVRQRSSTATPHPTLPRDADGGNAGSSSANAPPLRRPSQGSVTVARRPSKRRRLEAESPAPASPPQRRISAVSALPPLAILASPQSEDPQSPQLSEPAIMPEDAQQESVQQDAYTLHLQPIDDTQPTTPQDIPQPPQTSHSPQLSTTPGQTPMGPEFWSGWAKQQAQNYACLNTHSQYLACLPHHLPRLARNSGRLIVQVARIANSMEQMRADNCQMQANLVRIMDEHQRQQQSLIQIIQHNQIINDNISRIIASHTAANTQLTASLNILSQSLNVLAAHQVSSSSGTTTPNQTPVQSPVRRSSRTRSNDPGQSSAPSTHTKKKKNLVCS